One genomic region from Terriglobus aquaticus encodes:
- a CDS encoding SDR family oxidoreductase: protein MSLEPVNEVALPKRDASHTPRRVLVLGATSGIAEATTRIWAREGANLFLVGRNAQRVASVAADLKTRGAAYVDTAVADLDDVDGHPELLARAITSLGGLDVAYVAVGILGEQPTAEQDVNHALHILHTNLTVPVSLLTWLANFCVKQGRGTLAVLSSVAGDRGRKSNYVYGSSKAGLSAFLAGLRNRIDREGVTVLTIKPGPVKTGMTVNMKGSEKFADPNKVAEQIVSAVEKRKDVLYTPSIWALIMLVIRAIPERVFKGLNL, encoded by the coding sequence ATGAGTTTGGAACCGGTGAACGAGGTGGCTTTGCCGAAGCGGGACGCGTCGCACACACCTCGCCGGGTGCTGGTGCTGGGAGCGACCAGCGGCATTGCGGAGGCGACCACGCGCATCTGGGCTCGTGAAGGCGCGAACCTGTTCCTGGTGGGCCGTAACGCGCAGCGTGTCGCCTCGGTAGCGGCGGACTTGAAGACGCGCGGTGCGGCGTATGTGGATACGGCGGTTGCGGACCTGGACGATGTGGACGGGCATCCGGAACTGCTGGCGCGCGCGATCACGTCGCTGGGCGGGCTGGATGTTGCCTACGTTGCGGTCGGCATTCTTGGTGAGCAGCCCACGGCCGAGCAGGATGTGAACCATGCGCTGCACATTCTTCACACGAACCTGACTGTGCCGGTGAGCCTGCTGACGTGGCTGGCGAACTTCTGCGTGAAGCAGGGGCGCGGGACGCTGGCCGTGCTGAGCAGCGTGGCAGGCGACCGAGGACGCAAGTCGAATTACGTGTATGGCTCGTCAAAAGCCGGACTGAGCGCTTTTCTTGCAGGTTTACGGAACCGCATCGACCGTGAAGGCGTAACAGTGTTGACGATCAAGCCCGGGCCGGTGAAGACGGGCATGACCGTGAACATGAAGGGAAGTGAAAAGTTCGCCGATCCGAACAAGGTTGCGGAGCAAATTGTCTCGGCCGTGGAGAAGCGGAAGGATGTGCTGTACACGCCGAGCATCTGGGCCCTGATCATGCTGGTGATCCGCGCAATCCCGGAGCGGGTGTTCAAAGGATTGAACCTGTAG
- a CDS encoding cupin domain-containing protein, which yields MALEITRELLQTAAVEGMPGWETRLFLITYPAGADSSGHSHPVPGVGYVLEGTMVTAFDGDAEEIFRGGQSFQDKASLHRVSRNGSATEPMRFLIAYTVRVGEPNTTWPDK from the coding sequence ATGGCTCTTGAGATTACGCGCGAGTTGTTGCAGACAGCAGCGGTGGAAGGGATGCCGGGATGGGAGACGCGCCTGTTCCTGATTACATACCCGGCGGGTGCGGACAGCAGCGGACATTCGCACCCGGTTCCGGGTGTGGGGTATGTGCTGGAAGGCACGATGGTGACGGCCTTTGATGGCGATGCTGAAGAGATCTTCCGCGGGGGGCAAAGCTTTCAAGACAAAGCGAGCCTTCATCGGGTGAGCCGCAATGGGAGCGCAACCGAGCCGATGCGATTTCTCATTGCGTATACCGTGAGGGTGGGCGAGCCGAACACGACCTGGCCGGACAAGTAG
- a CDS encoding FAD-binding oxidoreductase: MGTMQESPVLQHRGAPADEPPTRPHGDVDDQLIGEVPFRSWGRYPLYPAKLVSLNWQDDFPRVIQQNAGMPGGALAVGMGRSYGDSCLLKDGNLMVATGMNRLLSFDAASGLLTAEAGLTLAQLLDFAVPHGWFLPVSPGTKYVTLGGAVANDIHGKNHHLAGTFGSHVRRFTLVRSDGTQMECSPTENSDWYAATIGGLGLTGVITNISLQLKPIVSRFIDYEGIQFHGVDEFLALTEQYQHVEYTVSWVDVTSTGKNFARGIFMLGDHSKIPDKLTRSKDPKLVFPLDAPGAMLNSMTVAAFNTAFFHKQIKPRVRALQDYEPFFYPLDKVLHWNRMYGKSGLLQFQYAIPWESAREGTIAILNEVAKSGLASFLAVLKAFGDVPSPGMMSFPQPGITLALDFPIKPEKSFALFDRLAAMTLDYGGKLYPAKDARMTPAQFQKSYPEWQRFARYKDPLLSSSFWERVTQ; the protein is encoded by the coding sequence ATGGGAACCATGCAGGAATCGCCGGTGTTGCAGCACCGTGGAGCGCCCGCGGACGAGCCGCCTACACGTCCGCATGGCGATGTAGACGATCAGTTGATCGGCGAAGTGCCCTTTCGGAGCTGGGGACGGTATCCGCTGTACCCGGCGAAGCTGGTGTCGCTGAACTGGCAGGATGATTTTCCGCGAGTAATTCAGCAGAACGCGGGCATGCCGGGTGGCGCGCTGGCGGTGGGCATGGGGCGCAGCTACGGCGATAGCTGCCTGCTGAAGGACGGCAACCTGATGGTTGCCACGGGCATGAACCGGCTGCTGAGCTTTGATGCTGCGAGCGGCTTGCTGACGGCCGAGGCTGGGCTGACGCTGGCGCAATTGCTGGACTTTGCGGTGCCGCATGGATGGTTTCTGCCGGTGTCGCCGGGCACGAAGTATGTGACCTTGGGCGGCGCGGTGGCGAATGATATCCACGGCAAGAACCATCACCTTGCGGGCACGTTCGGCAGCCATGTGCGACGGTTCACGCTGGTGCGCAGTGACGGAACGCAGATGGAGTGTTCGCCGACCGAGAACTCGGATTGGTATGCAGCAACGATCGGCGGGCTGGGGCTGACCGGTGTGATCACGAACATCAGCCTGCAGTTGAAGCCGATCGTATCGCGGTTTATCGATTACGAGGGAATCCAGTTCCACGGCGTGGACGAGTTCCTGGCGCTGACCGAGCAGTACCAGCACGTGGAGTACACGGTGAGCTGGGTGGATGTGACCAGCACCGGCAAGAACTTTGCACGCGGCATCTTTATGCTGGGCGACCACTCCAAGATTCCGGACAAGCTGACTCGGTCCAAGGACCCGAAGCTGGTGTTTCCGCTGGACGCGCCGGGAGCGATGCTGAACAGCATGACGGTTGCGGCGTTCAACACGGCGTTCTTTCACAAGCAGATCAAGCCGCGGGTGCGGGCGCTGCAGGATTACGAGCCGTTCTTTTATCCCTTGGACAAGGTGCTGCATTGGAACCGCATGTATGGCAAGAGCGGGTTGCTGCAGTTCCAGTACGCCATTCCGTGGGAGAGCGCGCGTGAGGGCACGATCGCGATCCTGAACGAAGTTGCAAAGAGCGGTCTGGCCAGCTTCCTTGCCGTGCTGAAGGCATTTGGCGATGTGCCGTCGCCAGGAATGATGAGTTTTCCCCAGCCGGGCATCACGCTGGCGCTGGATTTTCCCATTAAGCCGGAGAAGAGCTTTGCGCTGTTCGACCGGCTGGCGGCGATGACGCTGGATTACGGCGGCAAGCTGTATCCGGCGAAGGATGCGCGCATGACGCCGGCACAGTTCCAGAAGAGCTATCCGGAGTGGCAGAGGTTTGCGCGGTACAAGGATCCGCTGCTGAGTTCGAGCTTCTGGGAACGCGTGACGCAGTAG
- a CDS encoding amidohydrolase family protein, whose amino-acid sequence MRTITLEEHITTERFIQAMAGTSAARGPIAEYMQRINSLLLDMGAGRLAAMDAGGIDMQVLSLGGGGTNSLDAALAAEICEDANQQMAAAVAAHPNRFAAFVALPAQDPQRSADMLQTWVGRGFKGAFISGTVGGKFLDRPEFFPIFEAAQALDVPVYLHPAPPPPPVFNAYFSDLEPPVDFMLSTSAWGWHVETGLHSLRLMASGLFDRLPNLKIIVGHMGENLPYSIARADAVLSRGIGNKLQRSIQQCFVENFWITNSGYFTIPPVRCALEVVKPDHLMLSVDYPFSKPEQGTQWLDDLRSILPEADIERIASGNAAKLLKL is encoded by the coding sequence ATGCGCACCATCACCCTCGAAGAGCACATCACTACCGAACGCTTCATCCAGGCCATGGCTGGCACCAGCGCCGCCCGCGGCCCCATCGCCGAGTACATGCAGCGCATCAATTCGCTCCTGCTCGACATGGGCGCGGGCCGCCTCGCCGCCATGGACGCCGGCGGTATCGACATGCAGGTGCTCTCGCTCGGCGGTGGCGGGACGAACTCGCTCGACGCCGCTCTCGCCGCAGAAATCTGCGAAGACGCCAACCAGCAGATGGCCGCAGCCGTGGCCGCGCACCCCAACCGCTTCGCCGCGTTCGTCGCCCTGCCCGCGCAGGATCCTCAGCGCTCCGCCGACATGCTGCAGACCTGGGTCGGCCGCGGTTTCAAGGGCGCCTTCATCAGCGGCACCGTCGGTGGCAAGTTCCTCGACCGTCCGGAGTTCTTCCCCATCTTCGAAGCCGCCCAGGCACTCGACGTTCCCGTCTACCTCCACCCCGCGCCGCCACCGCCGCCGGTGTTCAACGCGTACTTCAGCGACCTCGAACCGCCCGTGGACTTCATGCTCTCCACCTCTGCATGGGGATGGCACGTGGAAACCGGCCTGCACTCGCTGCGCCTCATGGCCTCCGGCCTCTTCGACCGCCTGCCCAACCTCAAGATCATCGTCGGCCATATGGGCGAAAACCTGCCCTACTCCATTGCCCGCGCCGACGCCGTCCTATCCCGCGGCATTGGCAACAAGCTTCAGCGCAGTATTCAGCAGTGCTTCGTCGAAAACTTCTGGATCACCAACAGCGGCTACTTCACTATCCCACCCGTCCGTTGCGCGCTGGAGGTCGTCAAGCCCGATCACCTCATGCTCTCGGTCGACTACCCCTTCAGCAAACCCGAGCAGGGCACGCAATGGCTCGACGACCTACGCTCCATCCTCCCCGAAGCCGACATCGAGCGCATCGCCTCCGGCAACGCCGCAAAGCTGCTCAAGCTGTAG
- a CDS encoding serine hydrolase domain-containing protein gives MRAALRCGLGALAAGAMLSAAAADAQVLHRLDGTTLSAAEAQRVADRELDANHVTGAEIAVLNGGKVVWTYAHGLRHRADATVAGDVNQPMTPETNTWAGSITKSVFATYVMQLAEQKKLELDVPVAKQLPKPLNEYEAYRESASELVKDPQWQRVTSRMLLAHAGGFSNLMLFTEQDKKLHLHSKPGTEFRYSGDGMNVVQFLVEQQQGKPLDVLMQEAIFGPLGMSQTSEIWQKRFSENQADRFDKDEKFHARTQRFPARASGNMSTSAVDMGKFLEALLAGRIVSRKTADRMFTPYLRITSVHEFPVAGDAAEGDEAKRVGLAYGMGWGLLTRTRYGPAFFKEGHGDGAQNYLICFRRSGDCMVILTNSDNGELAFRPLLEQILGDTETPWEWEGYTPEAIARARASGS, from the coding sequence ATGCGCGCGGCGTTGCGCTGTGGTCTGGGCGCGCTGGCTGCAGGAGCGATGCTGAGTGCGGCTGCTGCAGACGCGCAGGTGCTGCATCGTCTGGATGGAACGACGCTTTCTGCAGCGGAGGCGCAGCGGGTTGCGGATCGTGAGCTGGACGCGAACCATGTAACCGGCGCGGAGATTGCCGTGCTGAACGGTGGCAAGGTGGTGTGGACGTACGCGCATGGACTGCGTCACAGAGCCGATGCAACGGTGGCCGGGGATGTGAACCAGCCGATGACTCCGGAGACGAACACGTGGGCCGGATCGATCACGAAGAGTGTGTTCGCGACGTACGTGATGCAGCTGGCTGAGCAGAAGAAGCTTGAGCTGGATGTGCCTGTGGCCAAGCAGTTGCCGAAGCCGCTGAACGAGTACGAGGCGTATCGCGAGAGTGCTTCGGAGTTGGTGAAGGATCCGCAATGGCAGCGGGTGACTTCGCGGATGCTGCTGGCGCACGCGGGAGGCTTCAGCAACCTGATGCTGTTTACCGAGCAGGACAAGAAGCTGCATTTGCACTCGAAGCCGGGAACCGAATTTCGCTACTCGGGAGACGGCATGAATGTGGTGCAGTTCCTGGTGGAACAGCAGCAGGGCAAGCCCTTGGACGTGCTGATGCAGGAGGCAATCTTTGGCCCGCTGGGCATGTCCCAGACGAGTGAGATCTGGCAAAAGCGCTTCTCGGAGAACCAGGCAGACCGGTTCGACAAGGACGAGAAGTTCCATGCGCGAACGCAGCGTTTCCCGGCCAGAGCGTCGGGGAATATGAGTACCAGCGCGGTGGACATGGGCAAGTTCCTGGAAGCGCTGCTGGCGGGGCGCATCGTGTCGCGCAAGACGGCCGATCGGATGTTCACACCGTACCTGCGAATTACAAGCGTGCATGAGTTTCCGGTCGCGGGTGATGCGGCTGAAGGAGATGAGGCGAAGCGCGTGGGGCTGGCATACGGCATGGGCTGGGGCCTGCTGACGCGGACCAGGTACGGTCCGGCGTTCTTCAAGGAAGGCCATGGAGACGGAGCGCAGAACTACCTGATCTGCTTCCGCCGCAGCGGCGACTGCATGGTCATCCTGACCAACAGCGACAACGGCGAGCTTGCGTTTCGACCGCTGCTGGAGCAGATTCTGGGCGACACGGAGACGCCGTGGGAGTGGGAGGGTTACACCCCAGAGGCGATTGCCCGGGCAAGGGCGTCGGGGTCGTAG
- a CDS encoding TetR/AcrR family transcriptional regulator, which translates to MQSETAERILQTANALLIDRGYSAFSYADIADAVQIRKASIHYHFPTKAGLVVAVLQAHRGRILEGMEALDRRFSNPLTRLREYFKFWEGCIADQTLSFCVGALLSAEMPSLPEEVQAEVRQHFATLTRWFEATLKAGVRAGEIKLPGKVDTEAQVLIASMHGAMLSARATRSCDVFRAVSHAVLARITPAKK; encoded by the coding sequence ATGCAAAGCGAAACCGCAGAACGGATCCTGCAAACCGCGAATGCTCTGCTGATTGACCGGGGTTATTCCGCGTTCAGCTATGCGGACATCGCGGACGCCGTCCAGATTAGGAAGGCGAGTATTCACTACCACTTTCCGACGAAGGCCGGGCTTGTGGTGGCGGTGCTGCAGGCGCACCGGGGACGCATCCTGGAGGGAATGGAGGCGCTGGACCGGCGGTTCAGCAACCCACTGACGCGGCTTCGGGAGTACTTCAAGTTCTGGGAAGGGTGCATTGCGGACCAGACCCTGTCGTTCTGCGTTGGTGCTTTGCTGAGCGCGGAGATGCCGTCCCTTCCGGAAGAAGTGCAGGCGGAGGTGCGTCAGCACTTTGCGACCTTGACGCGGTGGTTTGAAGCGACGTTGAAGGCCGGAGTGCGGGCAGGTGAGATCAAGCTTCCAGGCAAGGTGGACACCGAAGCGCAGGTGCTGATTGCGTCGATGCACGGGGCAATGTTGTCGGCACGGGCAACCCGCAGTTGTGACGTGTTCCGCGCCGTCTCCCACGCGGTGCTTGCCCGGATTACACCAGCAAAGAAGTGA
- a CDS encoding carboxypeptidase-like regulatory domain-containing protein, which yields MYSRSLRTLLPLAAVVALVNTGFAQTTTATMTGVVTDATGAVVPDALVELTNPTTNVSFKATTNSAGSYRFSEVPPGPNYVLNVSHPGFAPLSVKGLYLNIANVRTQNATLNVGSDVQVDVQASGTSSTINTEDGSVGINYQVQKLNDLPIQDRSTPARLFTLQPGVTTTGSTTGARTDQNYVSVDGLDVNDFATGGGTTQNRNAGFSIVGGAPVDSVQEFRGTVGGFQVNSGPGSGGQFNLITRSGTNSFHGSLYEYHRDRTTVANDWFNKFAGVARPQLIRNQFGGSVGGPILHDRLFFFFNANYFRQSSSNPVARTVPLDSFRAGNVSYINNGPGCSRSSRQNTTPACISQLTPAQVKAADPANAGVNQALLTLLNSAYPRANDLTGGDGVNSGYFRFNARNINNFSQYVGRLDYTLTSRIKLRGVANLTRADSVNTQQEFPTLPVLVQPYSDRSYRWSTGFDWQIGANKFNQFTIGRVVQDVAFPITFNGYNPPTNPLTFNTGTTNLFDIPYNTPSNAQARRVPILQFTDDFNWSIGRHTIDIGGLFKYIPTSGNTKLDYATETLGLGGKNTGLNASLRPANLLPGSTTSTITYDSAFAAMLGRIGAIGGQINYDKTGKALPLATGSQRNYRYYQTEAYIGDTWKVTSDLTLTYGLNYQFFSVPYEVNGLESVNNSTFNDYFFARVAASAAGKTGNNAIPLQSYVLGGKANNGPNLYEPDWKNFAPRFAFAYNPSFDRDTVFRGSVGLVFDRTVASAVLYQQDQNSYLFQQPLAISNGVSGNPRAALLNDPRYGTAVTITPPATPASGFQPFVNASGPFGLQNGQAFNTTIDHSLKTPYSISTSFTMEHNFEHGFIFRGTYVGRFGRRLLGQSDSNQLIEFVDPRSGQAMSQAVGAAEVQARNNQPITPQPWFENLTNVSSAGYTSKTAAIVDNNGSLFAAGDFADIIQALSPNLPANVGMGAQYSANNYYTNRGFSTYHGALFSLQKNLSHGIQFDANYTWSHSIDNVSLIANSNGLGGTGLICDALRPRLCRASSDFDVTHLFNANFTYQLPFGRGRSFAGGAPVWLNEVIGGWDVSGIPSYRSGYAFTPVGDAFVASYSNNAPLLFNGDTAAIRRSVHTDPVRKQLTLFANPTAASGAFQGPIGFNIGSRNLLRGPGAFEFDAGLAKSFALYRDSVNLKFRADAFNVLNHPVFAGPYNGQATADINNGSQFGQITATTGTQPYRVLQLALRLEF from the coding sequence ATGTACTCTCGTTCGCTGCGAACGCTGCTGCCTTTGGCTGCCGTGGTTGCTCTGGTTAACACTGGCTTTGCCCAGACCACGACTGCAACCATGACCGGCGTTGTGACAGATGCGACAGGTGCAGTCGTACCCGACGCACTCGTTGAACTCACGAATCCCACAACCAACGTTTCCTTCAAAGCGACGACGAACTCCGCCGGCTCCTATCGCTTCAGCGAGGTGCCACCCGGACCGAACTACGTCCTCAACGTCTCGCACCCTGGCTTTGCGCCATTGTCTGTCAAGGGACTGTACCTCAACATCGCGAACGTCCGGACCCAGAACGCCACGCTCAATGTAGGCAGCGATGTCCAGGTAGACGTGCAGGCATCGGGCACCAGCTCGACAATCAACACCGAAGACGGTTCGGTCGGCATTAACTACCAGGTTCAGAAGCTGAACGACCTTCCGATTCAGGACCGCTCCACACCCGCTCGCCTGTTCACCCTGCAGCCCGGCGTGACGACGACCGGATCCACCACCGGCGCCCGCACGGACCAGAACTACGTCAGCGTCGACGGCCTCGACGTGAACGACTTCGCGACCGGTGGCGGCACCACCCAGAACCGCAATGCTGGCTTCTCCATCGTGGGCGGCGCCCCAGTGGATTCTGTGCAGGAGTTCCGCGGCACCGTGGGCGGCTTTCAGGTGAATAGCGGTCCCGGCAGCGGCGGACAGTTCAATCTCATCACTCGTAGCGGCACCAATTCCTTCCACGGAAGTCTGTACGAGTACCACCGCGACCGCACCACGGTAGCAAACGACTGGTTCAACAAGTTCGCGGGCGTCGCGCGGCCCCAGCTCATCCGCAACCAGTTTGGCGGCAGCGTTGGCGGCCCTATCCTGCACGACCGTCTCTTCTTCTTCTTCAACGCCAACTACTTCCGTCAGTCCTCCAGCAATCCGGTCGCACGCACCGTTCCCCTGGATTCCTTCCGCGCCGGCAACGTCTCGTACATCAACAACGGTCCGGGTTGCAGCCGCTCCAGCCGGCAAAATACAACACCTGCCTGCATCAGCCAGCTCACTCCGGCACAAGTCAAGGCTGCAGATCCTGCTAACGCTGGCGTGAACCAGGCGCTGCTGACTTTGCTAAACAGCGCCTACCCCCGAGCCAACGATCTCACCGGTGGCGACGGCGTCAACAGCGGCTACTTCCGCTTCAATGCCCGTAACATAAATAATTTCTCGCAATACGTGGGCCGCCTGGATTACACCCTCACCTCCAGAATCAAGCTGCGCGGCGTCGCCAATCTTACGCGCGCAGATTCGGTCAACACCCAGCAGGAGTTTCCAACCCTCCCCGTCCTCGTTCAGCCCTACAGCGATCGCAGCTATCGCTGGTCCACGGGCTTCGACTGGCAGATCGGCGCGAACAAGTTCAACCAGTTCACCATCGGCCGCGTCGTGCAGGATGTTGCCTTCCCCATCACCTTCAACGGCTACAACCCGCCCACCAATCCCCTCACGTTCAACACCGGAACGACAAATCTCTTCGACATCCCGTACAACACGCCCAGCAATGCGCAGGCTCGTCGTGTCCCGATCCTTCAGTTCACCGACGATTTCAACTGGAGCATCGGCCGGCACACCATCGACATCGGCGGCCTGTTCAAGTACATCCCGACCAGCGGCAACACCAAGCTGGATTACGCCACGGAAACGCTCGGTCTTGGCGGTAAGAATACCGGCCTGAACGCTTCCCTGCGCCCGGCAAATCTGTTGCCGGGCAGCACTACCAGCACCATTACCTACGACAGCGCCTTCGCCGCCATGCTGGGCCGCATTGGTGCTATCGGCGGTCAGATCAACTACGACAAGACGGGTAAAGCGCTTCCGCTCGCAACCGGTTCGCAGCGCAACTACCGCTACTACCAGACCGAGGCCTACATTGGCGATACCTGGAAGGTTACGTCCGACCTGACGCTCACCTACGGCCTGAACTATCAATTCTTCAGCGTGCCGTATGAAGTGAACGGCCTGGAGTCGGTCAACAACTCGACCTTCAATGACTACTTCTTCGCTCGCGTTGCAGCATCGGCCGCCGGCAAGACGGGAAACAATGCCATTCCGCTTCAAAGCTACGTTCTGGGCGGCAAGGCCAACAACGGACCGAACCTGTACGAGCCCGACTGGAAGAACTTCGCCCCGCGCTTTGCCTTTGCCTACAACCCCTCGTTCGACCGCGATACTGTCTTCCGCGGCAGCGTTGGTCTTGTCTTCGATCGCACGGTAGCCAGCGCTGTCCTCTACCAGCAGGATCAGAACTCCTACCTCTTCCAGCAGCCACTCGCCATCTCGAATGGTGTTTCGGGCAATCCACGAGCCGCGCTGCTGAACGATCCCCGCTACGGTACGGCCGTTACCATTACTCCGCCCGCAACTCCCGCGTCAGGCTTCCAGCCCTTCGTCAATGCGTCCGGTCCCTTCGGTCTGCAGAACGGTCAGGCGTTCAACACCACCATCGACCACAGTCTGAAGACTCCGTACAGCATCAGCACCAGCTTCACGATGGAGCACAACTTCGAGCACGGCTTCATCTTCCGCGGAACCTACGTTGGGCGCTTCGGTCGCCGCCTTCTCGGTCAGTCTGACTCCAATCAGCTGATCGAGTTTGTCGACCCGCGCTCCGGTCAGGCCATGTCGCAGGCAGTTGGCGCCGCCGAAGTACAGGCACGCAACAATCAGCCCATCACGCCGCAGCCCTGGTTTGAGAACCTGACCAACGTTTCGTCGGCAGGCTACACCAGCAAGACAGCCGCGATCGTCGACAACAACGGCAGCCTCTTCGCTGCTGGCGACTTCGCCGACATCATCCAGGCGCTGTCACCAAACCTGCCGGCGAACGTAGGCATGGGTGCGCAGTACTCGGCCAACAACTACTACACCAACCGTGGCTTCTCCACCTACCACGGCGCTCTCTTCTCGCTGCAGAAGAACCTGTCGCACGGCATCCAGTTCGACGCGAACTACACCTGGTCGCACTCCATCGACAACGTCTCACTCATCGCCAATTCGAACGGTCTGGGTGGAACGGGTCTCATCTGCGATGCTCTGCGCCCACGTCTGTGCCGTGCGAGCTCTGACTTCGACGTAACTCACCTTTTCAACGCAAACTTCACCTACCAGCTTCCCTTCGGCCGCGGCCGCAGCTTCGCGGGTGGTGCACCGGTTTGGTTGAATGAGGTGATCGGCGGCTGGGATGTCAGCGGCATTCCGTCCTATCGCAGCGGCTACGCCTTCACTCCGGTGGGCGACGCCTTTGTGGCCAGCTACTCCAACAACGCCCCACTGCTCTTCAACGGAGACACTGCCGCCATCCGGCGCAGCGTGCACACGGACCCGGTTCGCAAACAGCTCACCCTGTTCGCGAATCCCACGGCGGCAAGCGGCGCCTTCCAGGGACCCATTGGCTTCAATATCGGCAGCCGTAACCTGCTTCGCGGACCGGGCGCCTTCGAATTCGACGCTGGTCTCGCCAAGTCATTCGCCCTGTATCGCGACTCGGTCAACCTGAAGTTCCGTGCGGATGCCTTCAACGTGCTCAACCACCCGGTCTTCGCCGGTCCCTACAACGGTCAGGCCACTGCCGACATCAACAACGGCAGCCAGTTTGGTCAGATCACCGCGACCACGGGAACCCAGCCCTACCGCGTGCTCCAGCTCGCGCTACGGCTCGAGTTCTAA
- a CDS encoding putative signal transducing protein, which yields MTPSSDTLQARYAAMTDHEVLAEAAHADDLIPEAQAALDSEVQRRGLHLSPRLKQAEEPLPDPEQWVTVDRFRDLSTAIVARGALEAAGIPCFLRDENTVRLDWQISNFIGGMRLQVLQADREAALVVLNGLQNESNPEEEEDDPLAGDRCPFCGSTAIQRKEESFGLRTAMLWIFTLPLPRGRRYWQCDTCGRRFTEAELDRSESR from the coding sequence GTGACACCTTCTTCTGACACGCTTCAAGCCCGCTATGCCGCGATGACCGACCACGAGGTCCTCGCGGAAGCCGCGCACGCCGACGATCTAATCCCGGAAGCGCAGGCAGCACTCGACAGCGAGGTGCAGCGCCGCGGCCTCCATCTCTCCCCACGCTTGAAGCAGGCAGAGGAACCGCTTCCGGATCCCGAACAATGGGTCACCGTCGATCGATTCCGCGATCTCTCCACCGCGATCGTCGCGCGAGGCGCCCTGGAAGCAGCCGGCATCCCGTGCTTCCTCCGAGATGAGAACACGGTGCGTCTCGATTGGCAGATCTCCAACTTCATCGGTGGCATGCGGCTACAGGTCCTCCAGGCAGACCGGGAAGCAGCGCTCGTCGTCCTGAATGGCCTCCAGAACGAGAGCAATCCTGAAGAGGAAGAAGACGACCCGCTCGCAGGAGACCGCTGTCCTTTCTGTGGAAGCACTGCAATTCAACGCAAAGAAGAAAGCTTCGGCCTGCGCACCGCGATGCTCTGGATCTTTACCCTGCCATTGCCACGCGGTCGTCGCTACTGGCAATGCGATACCTGCGGCAGGCGCTTCACAGAAGCGGAACTCGATCGTTCCGAATCGCGGTAG
- a CDS encoding acetamidase/formamidase family protein codes for MANGSFFPVYSLAMPPVTRPALHRLLCRIALLVLAPAAAIPLPAQSANFVPASPSTVAWGYYSGQAKPVLTIHSGETVTLQTLSTCGSPERMIAEGVPASQIPPYTAPIYEQVKDRGPGGHILTGPVAVAEAEPGDVLEIQILKVQLDADFACNGFGLGRGFLPMEFPYSRSRIIPLDRKAMIAHFAPGIDIPLHPFFGSMGVAPAGGKIDSAPPFAHAGNLDNKELVAGTTLFIPVAAKGALFEAGDGHAGQGNGEVDITALETYLTGTFRLVVHKDQHLLWPRAETPTHYISMGFSKDLHEATEHAVREMIDFLVSTRHLSRDEAYMLTSVAGDVDITQLVDGNVGVHVMMPKAIFTGK; via the coding sequence ATGGCGAATGGTTCGTTCTTTCCCGTGTACTCTCTCGCTATGCCGCCTGTCACCCGCCCTGCCCTGCACCGTTTGCTGTGCCGCATAGCCCTGCTTGTGCTTGCGCCTGCCGCGGCCATCCCCCTTCCTGCACAGAGCGCAAATTTCGTCCCCGCCAGCCCCTCTACCGTCGCCTGGGGCTACTACAGCGGCCAGGCCAAACCCGTTCTCACCATTCACTCCGGCGAGACCGTAACCCTGCAAACGCTCTCCACCTGCGGTTCACCCGAGCGCATGATCGCTGAAGGCGTTCCCGCGAGCCAGATCCCGCCCTACACCGCGCCCATCTACGAACAGGTGAAAGACCGTGGCCCCGGCGGCCACATCCTTACCGGCCCCGTCGCCGTCGCCGAAGCCGAACCCGGCGACGTCCTCGAAATCCAGATCCTCAAGGTCCAACTCGACGCTGACTTCGCCTGCAACGGCTTCGGCCTGGGCCGCGGCTTTCTGCCCATGGAGTTCCCCTACAGCCGCTCGCGCATCATCCCGCTCGACCGCAAAGCGATGATCGCCCACTTCGCGCCCGGCATTGACATCCCGCTGCACCCCTTCTTCGGCAGCATGGGCGTCGCACCCGCAGGCGGCAAAATCGACTCCGCGCCACCCTTCGCTCACGCCGGCAATCTCGACAACAAGGAACTCGTTGCCGGCACCACCCTCTTCATCCCGGTCGCGGCCAAGGGCGCTCTCTTCGAAGCAGGCGACGGTCACGCCGGCCAAGGCAATGGCGAGGTCGACATCACCGCCCTCGAAACCTACCTCACCGGCACCTTCCGCCTGGTCGTCCACAAGGACCAGCACCTACTCTGGCCGCGCGCCGAAACGCCCACGCACTACATCAGCATGGGCTTCAGCAAAGACCTGCACGAGGCCACCGAACACGCGGTCCGCGAGATGATCGACTTCCTCGTCAGCACCAGGCACCTCTCGCGCGACGAAGCCTACATGCTCACTAGCGTCGCCGGCGACGTCGACATCACCCAACTCGTCGACGGCAACGTCGGCGTCCACGTCATGATGCCGAAGGCAATCTTCACCGGTAAGTAA